The window agcacatctcatgttggactagccacatttcaaagataatagccacatatggctagtggctaccatattggacagcacagctctgtgGAGTCTACTGAATCCTGTACCAGACAGTGCTATAGGCTCATTGAAACGTGTTCCCTTGCTTCCTGAGTTCACTCTATCTTTTCCAACCTCCCTTGTAGTTAGATATGGACATGTGGCAGAGTTTTGACCAATAGAGTGTGGGCAGAAATGACGTACAccacttccaggcctggcccacTAAAACCTCTCATGAAattctccattctctctctttcgCCACCTACTAACTGAAGAGTGACAATTCCAAGGACCTAGAGGAGGGCAGAGTCACAAAATGGAAGTTACCTGGGTCCACAGATGACCAGTAGTAAATATTCAGATTGAATTGtgtatgagcaagaaataaatatttatttgttaagcCCTTGAGATTCTgggtttgttacagcagctagcaTAATTTAGCCTAAGTAATAATAATCTCTTGACCTGAATCTGAGCATGAACACCTGATCTTACTATCAATATGAACGCAAGCTCCAAACCTATACAGAAACACCTGTGCTGATCCAGCACTGGACAACCTGATCTCTTTGTAGGAACCTGTCATAATGGAGTCTGAGAAGCCCCATTCTAAGCTTGTACAGGAACCCATAGTCTGGAACTCTCTAGAAACTACTGTCTTCTCTTAAAATAGAAACTCATGCTTGATTCAGTAAATGAACAGTGTGGAAACTATAGGAATCCCTGAATTCATTCTGTCCAGGAACATTTGCTTTGCCCACTAGAGGAATACCAGAAGTGACCTGACCCTGTCCATGAATCCCTCTCCTCACACCTCACACAAAAGGAATGCCTCTCCTCAGGAAAAACAGAACTCTTGCCCTCATCCTGTAAAAGAATCCCAGCCAGATAAAGGAAACCAAAGACTGACACTGTAcagcagggattggcaaactataGCCTTCAGGCCCAAGACAGAACTGTGagccatttttacatttttaaagggttgtttaaaaaaagaaagaaaaagaatatgtcacagagaccatatgtggcctgcaaagcctaaaatatttactatctgtccgTTTataaagtttgctgacccctgctctacaGGAACCTCTTCTCACTGTACAGAAAAACGGgccttgatcttttttttttttttttgagacagagtctcactctgttgcccaggctagagtgccgtggcatcagcctagctcacagcaacctcaaactcctgggttcaagcaatccttctgcctcagcctcccgagtagctgggactacaggcatgtgccaccatgcccggctgatttttttctatatatatttttagctgtccagatcatttctttctatttttagtagagacggggtctcgctcttgctcagggtggtctcgaactcctgacctcaagcaatcctctcgccttggcctcccagagtgctaggattacaggcttgagccaccgagcccggctgGGCCTTGATCTTTTATAAGACTCCCTACTCCATTACTTTGCAGGCATCACAACCCCGGAATGTTCTTCAGTGTGTATCATTGtatgtgttttctttgttgtgtgtAAAGGTTTAAAGGTTTGGGGTCTGTTACCTTCTTGCGCTGAGAGAAAAGGCATGTTCAGGTAGGAAGAGTagaagggaagaggaggcaggaacTGGTGTCTTCAAGATCAGAAGGCACAGCTACTGGGTGGTGGGGCTGTCAATCTGTTTGTTAGTCAGCCATGCTGCCAGACTGCTTATCTCTCCGGCCCCAGTCTACAGCCCGGTAGGAAATGGTGGAGAATGAGAAAGGGAGATTAGGAGGACAAACAGGCCTCTTGTGGGGCTGATATTTAGACAGGGGGTTGGAGTTGCagggggtggggcacagggacAGGTCCCCCTACCCCCAGGCACATATGCACTTTCTATTACAGCTTGGGAGCAGAGGTTACTTGGTGGAGGGGGTCAGACAGCGAGAGCTGCCGCCTATGAGAAACTCCCCTCCCCAGTCCACTCTGGCTCTGAGCACTATTATTATCAcaattttccagataaggaaactgagcacaGAGCTGTTCAGTAACTTGTCCAACGTCACATGCCTAAGTCCcgtaacctcagtttccttatctgcaaagcAGCCTTAATAATGGGAACTACCGCATAGAATTGTGGCTTCCAACAATGCCTGTCACATAATCCTTCCTATCATTATCATTACTTGCCTCCAAGAATCCTTCCACCCCACCACCCACTTTCGTCGCAgaatattaatagctaacattcGATGAGTGCTTCCTGTGTACCACCGTAGTGAATATTAACTCAGAAAATCCTCACAACATTTAGCATCATCACCACTCCCATTTTGGCTGCCACCAGCCGTCGTCCAGTGTCAACCTCGCTCTGGGCCCAGCCACTAGCCCGCCTTTGCTACGTCATCGCGGCGCGCCGCGCGGGAAGCCGCGGGGAGAGAAGACGCCCCTTCCTAACTCCCTCGCTTCCTTGCTTGCTCTCGAGACACCGCACAGCACGGTTGGCGTGGGTCCGGAGGGCTCCTAAGGTGACTGGACAGAGACTGAGGGGCCGCGACTATGGTAGCCAGGACGACAGCCgcggtggctgggggaggggagcgctCGAGCCGGAGCTCAGTCTCAAACGGCCGGCTCGCGTGCCCTTCACGCAGGCGCAGTGCAGCAGGCATCACGCCCGTACGCGCCGTTCTGCGGCCCGAGACCTCGCGAGAGCTGCGGCCCGCGAGAGGGGCGCGGCCCTACGACATAATCCCTACTGTGGGCTGGATCTGGGCGGGCAGTAGAGAGACCTGTACCAATGGAAAAGAAAGGCTCGGGCACCCGTGGCCCCACTGGTCGCCCGAAATTTGGCGGCGTGAGCCTGAGGCGGGGTTTGAGAAAGGGGCTGCGTTCTGTGAGTGGATCTGAAAGGATTGGCCACGTCGACGGCTGAGGCGGGCAGGGGGCGGAGGCTGGCGGAAGGTGGTTCGGGACTGGCTGAAGGGCCTTGGTGAAACGTTAAGGGTCGAATCTGGGCAGTGGATGGCGTCTGGTGGAGGGAAAGGGGCAGTCCCGTGAGGGGCGGGATCTGGTGAAGTGAAAGGTACCGGTCTGGCTCGATAAGGGGTGGAGTCGAGGCCAGGGCTGGGTCTGGCGGAGGGAAAGGGTAGGTGATTATCCTGGGAGATAGGCCGGAAAGGGCAAGTTTGTGAGGGGATGGGATCTGAGCGAGGTTTAGAGGAATGAAAGGGTCTGGGAACGGGGCTTGGTAGAGTGGGAGGGGCGGTGATGGGCTGAAAAGGGCAGGCCCTAAAACGGACTGAATGAGCTTGGGGGCTCATTGCTCAGTGAAAAGGGATCGTGTAAAAGGGGTGGGCCGGGCGCAACCAGGTGGAATGGACACCTGAGTGGAGGGAGATGGCCTTGAGAGAGGAGAAGTTGAGAACGCGGCTGTGGCAATGGGATGGAATCTAGTACAGGGGGCGGGGCACAGAAAGGCGCAGGAATGTGGGATCCTCAGGGCGCACCAGCCCCCTCACAGCCACCTCCACTCCCTCAGATCTCCCGCAGGGGCGAAGTCATCCCAACCATGACCTCCACCGGCCAGGATTCCACCACAAACAGGCATCGAAGGAGTAGACACAACCCCCAATCGCCCCCTCACCATTCCAGTGTCACCTCTTCCAGTGTCACCTCGGTGAGGCCCAGACCTGCCCTGATGAAGGGGTGGGGGAAGCAAGCCGGCCATATCCTGGACTCTGACCCTTCTCTCTGATTGGCAGAAGCGAAGCATTAAAAAGGGTGCCGTACCCCGCTCCAGCCCCAATCTAGCAGAGGTaaagaagaaaggcaaaatgAAGAAGCTCCGCCAAGGGACTGAAGACCTAATCGTGGGGCTGCAAGGGATGGTGAGAGGGGCCTGGCTGTGATTTAGCCTACTGTGACAATCAAAACCTTTAGGTTCCCCACCCTGAACAGTATAAGATGTTCCCTGTGACTCAGGCCCTAAATGGATCTGTGTCTCACTTTTTTCCCCTGCAGGATCTGAACCTTGAGGCCAAGCCACTGTCTGGCACTGGCTTGGTGTTGGATGACCAACTAAATGAATTCCACTGCCTCTGGGATGACAGGTGAGGCCAGGTCCTCCAGGCTGTCCCCAAACCATGCAAATACACACACTTAGAACTCATTAGCAAGAACAAATCCTTTCTTACACCAGCCTGGAGACTGGAGGCAGATGATTTAGGGAGGTGGAGCTCAGCTTGAAAGGGTTCTTCTCATTTagccaacaaacatttatattgagtgcctactatgtgccaggagtTGGTGACACAAATATGTTGGTCAAGCTAGACAGGGTCCCTTCTTAGGGAGCTGATTGGTGAGTAGGAAGGCAGATCACTAAGCAGCCAACAGCAGTATGAGGTGTTTAATGAAGACAGACATAAGACCAGGGGATTCAAGAGTGTTTAATAGAGGACCCTGGACTAGCATCCAGGGTTCCCAGAAGCCTTCTTTGAGGAAGGGACATTTGTGCTGAAACAGAAGGATTACACCTCCCATTCGCTCTACTTTTCAAAAGAATCAGCAAATTCTTTTGGCTCTATGTTTGAAATGTATTCAGTATCTGacctctcaccacctccactgccaccaccatcattACTCACCTAGACTTGCAGAGGCCTCACTAGTCCCCTGCTTCCAGCCTCACCCCTATTATCTGTTCTGCACAAAGCAGCCTAAAAAAAGTATGTAGGAGATGATGTTCTGTTTCTTAAAGTACTTCAGGGAACGATTGTTGCCCTCAAGGTAAAGTCCAAATTCATTCTGCCTCAGAGGTTCCACATGATCTGGCTCCACATTGCTTTTGTGACCTCATCAGCTAATCTTCCCCATCATTCACTTCACCCACACCAGTCCCCTTGCTGTCCTTCCAACATGCCAGGCATGCTCTAACCTCGGATTTTTACCCTAGATGATCCCTTTTCCAGAGATTTCCTTCTACCTTCTCCTCTCCAAGCTAACTCTCACATCTCAATGAAACTTTCTTTGCCTGGCTGCTACCCTACCCCCATACCTCATCTCAGATATTCTCCTAGCTCATGACATTGTTTGTTAACTATTATACTTATGTGTTTATCAGTTTAGTATCTATGTCTCCTATCTCAACCTAAGACTAATTCACAATGGCAAAAGACTTCATTTGTGGAATACTCATTTCCCATCTATTGAGGAGCTAgggatacagcagtaaacaaaacaaacaaaaacccctgcCTTAGGGGGAAGGTGGAAGACaaacagtaaacaaacaaacaagcaaatgatACAGTGCAACAGGAAGAACAGCACTACTGAGAGGCACTAAAGGGGGAGGATAGGAGTAGAAAGTGCAGTGGAGGGGACTCttcaattttaaataggatggtCAGGGCAGGCCTCACTGACACTTGAGCAGGGATCTGACAAGGTGAGGGAGAATGCCATGGAGACATCTGAGAGAAGAGTGTTCTAAACAGAGGCCACCTAAAGTCCCTGGGGCTGGCTGCAGAGTACTGGGTTCAGTTGAGTACCAGGGAGGAAACCGGAGCAGGTGAAGCAAagcaagggagggggagagaggtaGGTTATGGGGTCAAAGAGGTGATGGGGGACAGGTTGTTTAGGGCCTTCTGGGCATAGGGAAGGCTTTGGCTTTTACTCAGAATGGGTTGGGAGCCTCAGAGGGGCATGATCTGATTAGGGTTATGACCAGTGTCTGGCTACTGTGTGTGGAACGGCTGTTGGTGGAGCAAGGGAGCGTGGAAGCAGGGAGGCATGGGAGGAGATGAAATGGCAGCCCAGGCAGGAGGTTATGGTAGTAGCAGTGGCAGTGGTGAGGAGAGAGGCAGACTCTGGAGTTGACAGGAGACAGGGCTGATGGCACAGTTTTAGGGTGAGCAGCTGTGGAAAGATGGATAGGGAGACATGGTGAGAGTGGATGTGGTACTCCCCAGTGTCCCCATACAAATGTGTGTGACCAGGTATACCCCAAGTCCCACCCTAGCTgcatctccctctccccagcttccCTGAAGGCCCTGAGCGGCTCCATGCCATCAAGGAGCAGCTGGTCCAGGAGGGCCTCCTAGATCGCTGTGTGTCCTTTCAGGTGAGTCCTCAGATGACACTCTAggtggagggcagggagctggcAGGACCTGGGCACAGCCCGTGCCTTAGCCCATGCCTTAGCCCTTTATTCCTCATGTCTCCTCAGGCCCGGTTCGCTGAAAAGGAAGAACTGATGTTGGTTCACAGGTGAAGGTTGGGAGCCTTGTAGGGATGGGGAGGAGGCTGCCCTGGACCATTCGGGGCAGGCTGAATGCTTTGGGAAGGAATGTCATGGACTCTGTGgctggccttgggcaagttgccgAGCCTCTCTGAATCTTGTGTCATCGCCTGTAACATGGGGGCTAGTAAACATAAGTTCCTCAGGAGGGTTCCATGTGTCAGGTGGCTTAGCATGGAACCTGACATATCATCCACCCATGATAAGCTATCATTGTTATTACAATCTGGTCATGTGAACAGATGGTGACTGTGTGGACAGAGTGATCAGGGGTCCCTCCAGGGGTCTATAGGTACCCAGAGTAAAAGGCCTGGTGTGGTGTGGCTCAAGGAAAGGTAGCTTGGCAGGGGTGGGGTTATCTGGCCTGAGctttaagaggagaaaaagaatatgcCAGATGAAGacaggggctgagggaagggagGAACAGATAGCTGGAACAGTCTGGCTAGAGGCCTGGAAGTAGGATTTGGTATGGCTAGAGCTAGGGAGCAGAGGATATTACTGGACCTGAGGCGGGCTAGGGAAGAAACAGAGAATGTGTCCTATATCCCGGCTGGTACCCCAGGTTGACAGTTGGAAAGGCCTGATTTGACCAGGGGTCTGGTGTGTGGACGGCTCAGCTGGGGTGGGGACATGGCCCTGAATCTCATCTTTCTCTGTGTCTAGCCTGGAATACATTGATCTGATGGAGACAACCCAGTACATGAACGAGCGAGAACTCCACACGCTAGCAGACACCTATGACTCAGTTTATCTGCATCCGGTATGGATGAGaagtgtgggggcagggagtggcAGCAATCCTGGCATCCCCCATGCCcgtgcccaccccaccctgaggGAAGCAGCTGAGTGGATAGAGCtgctctctccctcactccctctctgGCTTTTCCCTGTGTTTCCAGAACTCATACACCTGTGCCTGCCTGGCCTCGGGCTCTGTCCTCAGGCTAGTGGATGCAGTCCTGGGGGCTGAGATCCGGAATGGCATGGCCATCGTCAGGTAGAGCCCTCTGGCATTtaactttatacattttttaaaagtctttctcTTGAATGTAAAATGTATTGGTATGGGTAATATATCCATGTGGTTCAAGAGTCACAGGGTACAAAAGGGAATACAATAAAGTCTCTTTCTCATCCTTGTTGCCCAGACACTTCCCTCTCCTGGGAGGTAGTCATTGGAACCAGTGACTTGTGTGTCTCCCACAAATAGTCTTATTCAAGGAATAAATaccatatttcattgattctcAGGTGTACATCTTGAAATCCAGATGCATCTTATAAACAATGGTGTCACAGAATTTCATTGGCagcattttctgctttgatgttGACATGTAAAATCATGGTCCATCTTATCATCACTGGCATCCTAGAATTGATGAAATGCAGATGTAgtcttttctccccctcccatctTTTCAACTACACGTGATGATACTTGACACACTCCCTTCCATACCATGCATTTTTACTTGCGTATCTTGGAAGCCTTTCTCTAACAGCATGTAGCTTAGACTCTGGTAGAATGCCATTGTGTAAATGCACTTTAAGTTAACCAGTCCCCTACCAATGGATATTTTGGTTCTTCCCAATCATTTGCTGTTTCAAAAACAATGCCACAGCAAATATGGTAGTACATTTATAAACATGTTATTTCACCCTGCTTGTTATATAGGTCATGGGCTAAGTCCCCACAGCAGAATGCCTGGGTATGAGAATGTATGCATTGAcaattttaatgaacattttcaaatCTCCTTCGGAGAAAGAGCAGTAGATGGGGGGGCGGGGATTTGAGGGCTCCAGTTACTCAGTTCCTGGCATGTTTAGAAGCATCAGCATTACAGGAGTTGGCGGCCCAGGATTAGGGAGCAGGGGAGAGTCCATCTCTGCAGAGGAGGACCCCCCCCCAATCTGTAGCCTTTCTTGTTTTGCCTAGGCCTCCTGGACACCACGCCCAGCACAGTCTTATGGATGGGTATTGCATGTTCAACCATGTGGCTGTGGCTGCCCGCTATGCTCAAAAGAAGCATGGCATCAAGAGGTCAGCAGCAGAGGGCACATGTGATAGGGGTGGCATGGGGTGGGGTTTCCTAGTCTGGGTTCTTCTCCCAGATTCACATTGATTCCCTCACAGAGtctcctttctctcccactcACAGGATCCTTATCGTGGATTGGGATGTACATCATGGTCAGGGAACACAGTTCACCTTCAACCAGGACCCCAGGTATACCCCAAGTCCCACTCTAGGTGCTACACTGCCATCCACCTCCCATCCTTACAGGCCCACCTAGAAGGGTCAGGAGGGAGGAGAAGTGTTCATATTCACTGGGCCCGCCTTGAAAGGAGGATCTGTGCTGCTCTATGTGTCTGCTGCCTCCTAATTTCATCCTGAGGCAGGGACTGTTGggttccccattttacagatggggcaaCAGAGGCTTACAGGTTAAGAGGTCACAGAGAAAAGAATTGGGAGAGATGGGATTTGACCCACAAATACTTGAAGATTTTGTTCACCAATTTACCCTTGAATTAGAGTGAACTTCAaattactactttattttttctctgattatgGCAATTCTGcaaagtgtttgttttattttattttattttttttgagacagagtctcactctgttgcccaggctagagtgccgtggtgtcagcctacctagctcacagcaacctcaaactcctgggctcaagcaatcctccttcctcagcctcccaagtagctgggactacaggcatgcgccactgtgcctggctaattttttctctatatatttttagttgtccatataatttctttccatttttttagtagagacaggatctcgctcttgctcaggcgctcagcctgaactcctgagctcaaatgatccacctgcctcggcctcccagagtgataggattacaggcatgagccaccgcgcctggcccagtatttgttttaaaaaattaaataatgcagaAATATCTAAAGCAGTGAGTTCTCCTATAATTCCCATCACCTCAAAACTACCTGCTGACAATTTAGGTTATAtccatacagatttttttctatagatgTGTGAGTATTCATTACTGTCATTATTAACAACACATTGCCTAATGAAATAATCCTCCATATGTTCTttggcaacttgcttttttcatttaacagcaTATTGTGGACACCTCTCCATGTTAGTGCCTCTAAAAGCATCTCATTCtttgtagtattccattgtatgactgtACCTCTGGTTGCTTAACCCTGGGACATTCAAGATGTTTCCCAGTTTTTGCTATTACAGGCAATTCTGCTGGGAATAGTCTTGTAAATATCTAATTTTGCACTTCTCTGAGTATACCTGTACAATAAACTTCTAATAGTGCAGTGCTGGATCACAGGGTCAGTGTACTTTAAAGTCTGGTGTATACTTCCAGACTTCCCTCCAGGAGGGTACCAGTTTcactttcctgcagaaagagttTGAGCAAGTCTTTGCCATTAGGGGACATTGTTAAGTACAAGCTGagtatcctttatctgaaatgcctgggaccagaagtgtttcagattttggattttttctgatttgagaatatttgcattatacttaccagttgaacATCCCCAAtccaaaagtccaaaatctgaagtgctccagtgagcatttcctttgagcgtcatgtcagcactcaaaaagtttcagattttagagaattttggattttggattttcagattaaggatgctCACCTGGGACTGTGGGACTGGGATCCTGATCCAGGAGAAGCCAGTTTCTCCAGGCTCCTTACTCGGGtctacaataaaatttaaaaaaaaaggaaaaaaaaaggatgctcACCTGTAGTTGTTGTTTTATCCAGCCTTCTATCCAACTGACTGCAGAGAATCCACTTTTCCTCCACAGATCCTGAGCTCCTGTGGCCCCTTATCCAATCTAGTTTGGCCATTCTCTAGACGTTGCCTTATTGTTTCCAGCATTCCAGttgcttttcattcctttctgagtaatctgtttttctctctgcaaGGGTTTAGGTTCTTTTCTTTATCCCTGGTCTTAAACTTTCACCCCAACTCCCTCATTCTCCTTCACAGTGGGTAGATATTTTGCATCTGAAAACTCATGCCTTTCTTAAATCCTTGGAAGTTTCCTTCTACTGAATCTTTGaaaatttcttctcctttgttttctctgttctctctctttctaggaCTCCTCTTAGTTAGAGTTAGACCTCCTGGGTTGATCTTCTGTGTCTCCTACTTTTAatcttgtgtttttcttttgctctgtGTCCTGGGAGGTTTCTTCAACTTTATCTTTAAGCCTTTCTGTTGAATTACGTATTCAAACATTCTTTTAATCTCTAAAAgcactttcttcctctctttctatGCCCTGTCATTCTTGATCT of the Lemur catta isolate mLemCat1 chromosome X, mLemCat1.pri, whole genome shotgun sequence genome contains:
- the HDAC6 gene encoding histone deacetylase 6 isoform X2 produces the protein MTSTGQDSTTNRHRRSRHNPQSPPHHSSVTSSSVTSKRSIKKGAVPRSSPNLAEVKKKGKMKKLRQGTEDLIVGLQGMDLNLEAKPLSGTGLVLDDQLNEFHCLWDDSFPEGPERLHAIKEQLVQEGLLDRCVSFQARFAEKEELMLVHR